A genomic region of Arachis hypogaea cultivar Tifrunner chromosome 5, arahy.Tifrunner.gnm2.J5K5, whole genome shotgun sequence contains the following coding sequences:
- the LOC140173246 gene encoding uncharacterized protein At4g02000-like: MAQAKELFIEGDVVRLNPAYDESFIEGNLNMVGKIISDKEVSFNTCKAALLGIWGNPEGVAITEVGRNKVLISFRDASKSVQIRKGGPWSIRGNLVNLQMWNGRQSVYDVDHKTMELWVQIHGLPLQYITTKSAEIIGKRLGVVMETKNPRWNNILQRTFLRVKVTLNITKPLPTGFWLARENAPDLGIDLKYERIQDSYCLNCGILGHNKKDCRNPMATACWDPLKPRYAPGLGVNRAKPIPSRV; the protein is encoded by the coding sequence ATGGCACAAGCAAAGGAGCTGTTTATCGAGGGAGATGTGGTCCGTCTCAACCCAGCATATGATGAGAGCTTTATTGAAGGAAATCTGAACATGGTAGGTAAGATTATCTCTGACAAGGAAGTCAGCTTCAACACGTGCAAAGCAGCACTGCTGGGAATTTGGGGAAATCCGGAGGGAGTGGCCATTACAGAGGTGGGCAGAAATAAGGTTCTGATCAGCTTCAGAGACGCCAGCAAGAGTGTTCAGATACGGAAAGGTGGACCTTGGAGCATCAGAGGGAATCTTGTGAACCTGCAGATGTGGAATGGCAGACAGTCAGTATATGATGTTGACCACAAAACCATGGAGTTATGGGTACAAATTCATGGGCTTCCACTTCAGTACATAACAACCAAATCAGCAGAAATCATTGGTAAAAGACTAGGAGTTGTGATGGAAACAAAAAACCCTAGATGGAATAACATCCTTCAAAGAACCTTTTTGAGAGTTAAGGTAACTTTGAATATCACTAAACCTTTACCTACTGGTTTTTGGCTAGCTAGAGAAAACGCTCCTGACCTGGGGATTGATTTGAAGTATGAAAGGATTCAGGATAGCTATTGCCTAAACTGTGGAATTCTTGGTCATAATAAGAAGGACTGTAGGAACCCAATGGCAACAGCATGTTGGGACCCTTTGAAACCAAGGTATGCTCCGGGGTTGGGGGTTAACAGAGCTAAGCCTATTCCATCCAGGGTTTAG